A region from the Clavibacter sp. A6099 genome encodes:
- a CDS encoding manganese catalase family protein codes for MYFHAQTWINEIADGEPDPAAANALQEGLGGQFGEMRTMMQYLFQAMNFRGAAAKPYRDLIQGVGTEEISHVELIGTTISRLLDGSPEYTGKLSDPLDTPGKGGATPLSIALDHGNIHHHLVGAQGALPVDAAGNPWSGSYVYNSGNLPLDLLYNVMLESTGRLQKCRIYEMTDNPVARATVAYLIVRDQAHENAYAKALETLGVDWGKLLPIPKTNAEQFPEVKKLVDLGLQSKQYSFDLDGKSEAGRIFQGTSPSKDGTDLTATEQAPVGVPSTIAPERLEEFAPGLDKDLLALIQETAERELAEVEAFYGPTAKA; via the coding sequence ATGTACTTCCACGCACAGACCTGGATCAACGAGATCGCCGACGGCGAGCCCGACCCCGCCGCCGCGAACGCGCTGCAGGAGGGCCTCGGCGGCCAGTTCGGCGAGATGCGCACGATGATGCAGTACCTCTTCCAGGCGATGAACTTCCGCGGCGCCGCGGCCAAGCCGTACCGCGACCTGATCCAGGGCGTCGGCACCGAGGAGATCAGCCACGTCGAGCTCATCGGCACCACCATCTCGCGCCTGCTCGACGGCTCGCCCGAGTACACCGGCAAGCTCAGCGACCCGCTCGACACCCCGGGCAAGGGGGGCGCGACGCCGCTGAGCATCGCGCTCGACCACGGCAACATCCACCACCACCTCGTGGGCGCCCAGGGCGCGCTGCCCGTCGACGCCGCCGGCAACCCGTGGAGCGGCAGCTACGTCTACAACTCGGGCAACCTCCCGCTCGACCTCCTCTACAACGTCATGCTCGAGTCGACCGGCCGCCTGCAGAAGTGCCGCATCTACGAGATGACCGACAACCCCGTCGCCCGCGCGACCGTCGCGTACCTCATCGTGCGCGACCAGGCGCACGAGAACGCGTACGCGAAGGCGCTCGAGACGCTCGGCGTCGACTGGGGCAAGCTCCTGCCGATCCCGAAGACCAACGCGGAGCAGTTCCCCGAGGTGAAGAAGCTCGTCGACCTCGGCCTCCAGAGCAAGCAGTACAGCTTCGACCTCGACGGCAAGAGCGAGGCCGGCCGCATCTTCCAGGGCACGTCGCCCTCGAAGGACGGCACCGACCTCACCGCGACCGAGCAGGCCCCCGTCGGCGTCCCGTCCACCATCGCGCCCGAGCGGCTCGAGGAGTTCGCCCCGGGCCTCGACAAGGACCTGCTCGCCCTCATCCAGGAGACGGCCGAGCGCGAGCTGGCCGAGGTCGAGGCGTTCTACGGGCCGACCGCGAAGGCCTGA
- a CDS encoding LysM peptidoglycan-binding domain-containing protein has protein sequence MTCRPFLAAALLATTALLAGCTSVVDGGPDPTPAVVEGERTPTTSPSAPDPVVPTDGGPRSQAQGEVSSVVGTLTYYTPASGDTLTGVAARFGLCIADLEAANGNSQIMAGEEMLVARTTATPLDDHACLG, from the coding sequence ATGACGTGTCGTCCGTTCCTCGCCGCCGCCCTCCTCGCGACGACGGCCCTGCTCGCGGGCTGCACGTCCGTCGTGGACGGCGGACCCGACCCGACGCCGGCCGTCGTGGAGGGCGAGCGCACCCCGACGACGTCGCCTTCGGCACCCGACCCCGTCGTGCCGACGGACGGCGGCCCGCGCTCCCAGGCGCAGGGCGAGGTCAGCTCCGTGGTGGGCACGCTGACCTACTACACGCCCGCATCCGGCGACACGCTGACCGGCGTCGCCGCCCGCTTCGGCCTCTGCATCGCCGACCTGGAAGCGGCGAACGGGAACTCGCAGATCATGGCCGGCGAGGAGATGCTCGTCGCCCGCACCACGGCCACGCCGCTCGACGACCACGCCTGCCTCGGCTGA
- a CDS encoding phosphoketolase family protein, protein MASDTAPRDPAAPLYLDVVDGWWRAANYLSVGQIYLLDDPLLERPLTRDDIKPRLLGHWGTTPLLNFVYAHLNRAIIERDLDMIYIAGPGHGGPGMVANAYLDGTYSELFSAATPDRDGLRHLFRQFSFPGGVPSHAAPETPGSINEGGELGYSLVHAFGAALDNPDLVVSCVIGDGEAETATLASSWHLDKFLDPETDGAVLPILNLNGWKIANPTVLARIPEEELLALFTGYGYSPRIVSGGFDGEDHFAVHERFALALGEALDDISRIQLAARTGGSEERPAWPMLILRTPKGWTGPKEVDGKQVEGTWRAHQVPLSGVRDDPDHLRQLQEWLESYRPHELFDRDGRLTPALQPNRPEGDRRMSASPHANGGLLRRDLRLPPLEVNAIDLSDGRGVIAEPTRVLGGWLRDVIARNPLDFRIFGPDETASNRLDDVYEVTAKAWQGEVLPVDEHLAHEGRVIEILNENITQGLLEAYLLTGRHGLFTSYEAFIHVVDSMFNQYAKWLESSSKVEWRRPVASFTYLLSSHVWRQDHNGFSHQDPGFLDHVVNKRAEIVRVYLPFDANSLLVTMDHCLRGTDLINVVIAGKQPTASLLSLEEARAHGARGVGVWEWAGTEVPGLEPDVVVACAGDIPTVEAMAAVQILKREIPQLRVRFVNVVDLMRLQDSTQHPHGLDDGSFDALFTRDKPVVFAFHGYPSLIHRLTYKRHNHANMHVRGFVEQGGTTTPFDMLMLNDLDRFRLVMDVIRRVPHLETTYAALSQRMDDERIAHRVHTRQFGEDMADVSGAEGLPFADPNRQTAIDTGDDNA, encoded by the coding sequence ATGGCCTCCGACACCGCACCCCGAGACCCCGCAGCGCCCCTCTACCTCGACGTCGTGGACGGCTGGTGGCGCGCCGCCAACTACCTCTCCGTCGGCCAGATCTACCTGCTCGACGACCCGCTGCTCGAGCGCCCGCTCACGCGCGACGACATCAAGCCGCGCCTCCTCGGGCACTGGGGCACGACCCCGCTGCTGAACTTCGTCTACGCGCACCTCAACCGGGCGATCATCGAGCGCGACCTCGACATGATCTACATCGCCGGCCCCGGTCACGGCGGCCCCGGCATGGTCGCGAACGCCTACCTCGACGGCACCTACTCCGAGCTGTTCTCGGCGGCGACGCCCGACCGCGACGGGCTCCGGCACCTGTTCCGCCAGTTCTCGTTCCCCGGCGGCGTGCCCTCGCATGCGGCGCCGGAGACGCCCGGATCGATCAACGAGGGCGGCGAGCTCGGCTACTCGCTCGTGCACGCGTTCGGCGCGGCGCTCGACAATCCCGACCTCGTGGTGTCCTGCGTGATCGGCGACGGCGAGGCGGAGACCGCGACGCTCGCCTCCAGCTGGCACCTGGACAAGTTCCTCGACCCCGAGACCGACGGCGCCGTGCTGCCGATCCTCAACCTCAACGGCTGGAAGATCGCGAACCCCACGGTGCTCGCGCGCATCCCCGAGGAGGAGCTGCTCGCGCTCTTCACCGGTTACGGCTATTCCCCCCGGATCGTCTCGGGCGGCTTCGACGGCGAGGACCACTTCGCCGTGCATGAGCGGTTCGCGCTGGCGCTGGGCGAGGCGCTCGACGACATCAGCCGGATCCAGCTCGCGGCCCGCACGGGCGGCAGCGAGGAGCGACCGGCGTGGCCGATGCTGATCCTCCGCACGCCCAAGGGCTGGACCGGCCCGAAGGAGGTCGACGGCAAGCAGGTCGAGGGCACGTGGCGCGCGCACCAGGTGCCGCTCTCCGGGGTCCGCGACGACCCGGATCACCTCCGCCAGCTCCAGGAGTGGCTCGAGAGCTACCGCCCGCACGAGCTGTTCGACCGCGACGGGCGACTGACGCCCGCGCTCCAGCCGAACCGTCCCGAGGGCGACCGGCGGATGAGTGCCAGCCCGCACGCGAACGGCGGCCTGCTGCGTCGCGACCTCCGGCTGCCGCCGCTCGAGGTGAACGCGATCGACCTCAGCGACGGACGCGGCGTCATCGCCGAGCCGACCCGGGTGCTCGGCGGATGGCTGCGCGACGTGATCGCCCGCAACCCGCTCGACTTCCGGATCTTCGGCCCCGACGAGACCGCCAGCAACCGCCTCGACGACGTCTACGAGGTCACGGCGAAGGCCTGGCAGGGCGAGGTGCTGCCGGTCGACGAGCACCTGGCGCACGAGGGCCGGGTCATCGAGATCCTCAACGAGAACATCACGCAGGGGCTGCTCGAGGCGTACCTGCTCACCGGGCGGCACGGGCTCTTCACCTCGTACGAGGCGTTCATCCACGTCGTCGACTCGATGTTCAACCAGTACGCGAAGTGGCTCGAGTCGAGCTCGAAGGTGGAGTGGCGGCGGCCGGTCGCGTCGTTCACGTACCTCCTCTCCTCGCACGTGTGGCGGCAGGACCACAACGGCTTCTCGCACCAGGACCCGGGGTTCCTCGACCACGTCGTGAACAAGCGCGCCGAGATCGTGCGCGTCTACCTGCCGTTCGACGCGAACTCGCTGCTCGTGACGATGGACCACTGCCTCCGCGGCACGGACCTGATCAACGTCGTGATCGCCGGCAAGCAGCCGACCGCGAGCCTGCTGTCGCTCGAGGAGGCGCGGGCGCACGGCGCGCGCGGAGTAGGGGTGTGGGAGTGGGCGGGCACCGAGGTGCCGGGGCTCGAACCCGACGTGGTGGTCGCGTGCGCGGGCGACATCCCGACCGTGGAGGCGATGGCGGCGGTGCAGATTCTCAAGCGGGAGATCCCGCAGCTGCGCGTGCGCTTCGTCAACGTGGTCGACCTGATGCGGCTGCAGGACTCGACGCAGCACCCGCACGGCCTCGACGACGGATCCTTCGACGCGCTGTTCACGCGCGACAAGCCCGTGGTGTTCGCGTTCCACGGCTACCCGTCGCTCATCCACCGCCTCACGTACAAGCGCCACAACCACGCGAACATGCACGTGCGCGGGTTCGTGGAGCAGGGCGGCACGACCACGCCGTTCGACATGCTGATGCTCAACGACCTCGACCGGTTCCGGCTCGTGATGGACGTGATCCGCCGCGTGCCGCACCTCGAGACCACCTACGCGGCCCTCTCCCAGCGCATGGACGACGAGCGGATCGCGCACCGCGTGCACACTCGGCAGTTCGGCGAGGACATGGCCGACGTGTCGGGCGCGGAGGGGCTGCCGTTCGCTGATCCGAACCGGCAGACGGCGATCGACACCGGCGACGACAACGCGTAG
- a CDS encoding VOC family protein has product MAAVEHFEIPAEDMARASAFYSAVFGFRYEPWGEDAGMILTGSEDGINGDLHRRAEVPHPTIVITVDSIEETVSQVEAHGGSAMGGIQMLNETDRWAYVRDSEGNAIGLFDHGPDASADPADPSTAAAG; this is encoded by the coding sequence ATGGCCGCCGTCGAGCACTTCGAGATCCCCGCCGAGGACATGGCGCGCGCGAGCGCGTTCTACTCCGCCGTCTTCGGCTTCCGCTACGAGCCGTGGGGGGAGGACGCAGGCATGATCCTCACCGGGAGCGAGGACGGGATCAACGGGGACCTGCACCGCCGCGCGGAGGTGCCGCACCCCACCATCGTGATCACGGTCGACTCCATCGAGGAGACGGTCTCGCAGGTCGAGGCGCACGGCGGATCCGCGATGGGCGGGATCCAGATGCTCAACGAGACCGACCGCTGGGCCTACGTGCGCGACAGCGAGGGCAACGCGATCGGTCTGTTCGACCACGGGCCGGATGCGTCCGCCGACCCCGCCGACCCGTCCACGGCCGCCGCCGGCTGA
- a CDS encoding carboxypeptidase regulatory-like domain-containing protein: MPSVRRRGLVGLIALALITAAQAGPASPASADPTPASSATTATVVGRVYLDRVDPRNLVRTGEVSLELADIPFGDSVDIVDGAFRFEGMRATRYTLRAWVALGGTPASQYLGQVNEWRDARFFTAPAGRETRVDIVIRTPAGIGGTVTLPGGAPAAAAPVDVLRATGDGRLEASGFTDASGRYSLGNLEPGFYVVRFGTPSSDPRAYLPEWSGDRTQRALATRIAVSRWGQVITGVDATLAPAP; this comes from the coding sequence ATGCCATCCGTCCGCCGACGCGGTCTCGTCGGCCTCATCGCCCTGGCCCTGATCACCGCAGCTCAGGCCGGCCCCGCATCCCCCGCGTCCGCGGATCCCACCCCGGCGTCCAGCGCCACCACCGCCACCGTCGTCGGCCGCGTCTACCTCGACCGCGTGGACCCCCGGAACCTCGTCCGCACGGGCGAGGTCTCCCTCGAGCTCGCCGACATCCCGTTCGGCGACAGCGTCGACATCGTCGACGGCGCGTTCCGCTTCGAGGGGATGCGCGCCACGCGGTACACGCTGCGCGCCTGGGTCGCGTTGGGCGGCACGCCCGCATCGCAGTACCTCGGGCAGGTCAACGAATGGCGGGACGCGCGGTTCTTCACCGCGCCCGCCGGCCGCGAGACCCGCGTAGACATCGTGATCCGCACTCCCGCGGGCATCGGCGGCACGGTCACGCTCCCGGGCGGCGCACCCGCAGCGGCCGCACCGGTCGACGTCCTGCGCGCGACCGGCGACGGGCGCCTGGAGGCGTCCGGCTTCACGGACGCATCCGGCCGCTACTCGCTCGGCAACCTGGAGCCCGGCTTCTACGTGGTGCGCTTCGGCACGCCGTCGTCGGATCCGCGCGCCTACCTCCCCGAGTGGTCCGGCGACCGCACGCAGCGCGCGCTCGCCACGCGCATCGCCGTCTCCCGGTGGGGCCAGGTGATCACGGGCGTCGACGCGACGCTCGCGCCGGCCCCTTGA
- a CDS encoding carboxypeptidase-like regulatory domain-containing protein produces MHAPRRRALIGLLSLSLVLSAQAGIAGSATAADAPAGAAASATRAASAFTASPKPTIAGALRVGSTLTAVTGEWAPKPTTFGYRWWRDGVAIAGATGSTLKLTAADAGARIDLTVTARRGGYASLARSSGPTTAVAPAVTTPTPTAPTPAPTADPVPDPTPPVATTPFTEASDPVITGDVQVGRPLRAVAGVWTPRPASFAYAWAVDGVTVAGATSISYTPVDADAGKRITATVTGTAPGITPTTRTSAATAPVAAAGVDLPEQPSTGKVVGNVYLDSVDPANLVSSGEIYLEPAPYEFSDGLVSGVVGGAFSFSGVRPGEYRLHAFFNVGGKYLYQYYGQTNDVKRAQTFAVQADGTVRVDVVLKRYATIQGTVTTTGGAPAKGLSVAAYRTYDGQLLDSTTTDAQGGYTLSSAEPGDYLIKVGTPVGDSRGIIGEWYSDAYDRESATPVTVAQWGTALTGIDVDLNRGASAKGQIYRSDGVGTPAVSVRFVPVAEAAEGVAPTTGLVASTDQYGRFSLNGITPGEYVVYVAAAGETPRQLPRWAGGTGSLATATRYTATLDTQLPSIYVQLARDPSAGASRAAPTAR; encoded by the coding sequence ATGCACGCACCACGTCGACGCGCCCTGATCGGGCTGCTGTCGCTCTCGCTCGTCCTGTCCGCGCAGGCGGGCATCGCGGGATCCGCCACGGCGGCCGATGCGCCCGCCGGCGCCGCTGCCAGCGCGACCCGCGCCGCGTCGGCCTTCACCGCGTCACCCAAGCCGACCATCGCCGGCGCCCTCCGCGTCGGCTCCACGCTCACCGCGGTCACCGGCGAATGGGCACCGAAGCCCACGACGTTCGGCTACCGCTGGTGGCGCGACGGCGTGGCCATCGCGGGCGCGACCGGATCCACGCTGAAGCTCACCGCCGCGGACGCCGGCGCGCGCATCGACCTCACGGTCACCGCGCGCCGGGGCGGGTACGCATCCCTCGCCCGCTCGAGCGGGCCGACCACCGCGGTCGCGCCCGCCGTCACGACGCCGACGCCGACCGCGCCGACCCCGGCACCGACCGCGGACCCCGTGCCCGACCCCACGCCTCCCGTCGCCACGACCCCCTTCACCGAGGCCTCCGACCCGGTCATCACCGGCGACGTGCAGGTCGGCCGCCCGCTGCGCGCCGTCGCGGGCGTGTGGACCCCGCGCCCGGCGTCGTTCGCCTACGCGTGGGCCGTGGACGGCGTGACCGTCGCAGGCGCGACGTCCATCTCCTACACGCCCGTCGACGCGGACGCCGGGAAGCGGATCACCGCGACGGTCACCGGCACGGCACCCGGGATCACGCCCACCACCCGCACCAGCGCGGCGACAGCCCCGGTCGCGGCCGCCGGCGTCGACCTCCCCGAGCAGCCGTCGACCGGGAAGGTGGTCGGCAACGTCTACCTCGACTCCGTGGATCCGGCCAACCTCGTGTCCTCCGGCGAGATCTACCTGGAGCCCGCGCCCTACGAGTTCAGCGACGGCCTCGTCTCCGGCGTCGTCGGCGGCGCGTTCTCCTTCTCGGGCGTGCGCCCGGGCGAGTACCGGCTGCACGCCTTCTTCAACGTCGGCGGGAAGTACCTCTACCAGTACTACGGGCAGACGAACGACGTGAAGCGGGCGCAGACCTTCGCGGTGCAGGCCGACGGGACCGTCCGCGTGGACGTGGTCCTCAAGCGGTACGCCACTATCCAGGGCACGGTCACGACGACGGGCGGCGCCCCCGCGAAGGGACTCTCCGTCGCTGCCTACCGCACGTACGACGGCCAGCTCCTCGACTCCACGACCACGGACGCGCAGGGCGGGTACACCCTCTCGAGCGCGGAGCCCGGCGACTACCTGATCAAGGTCGGGACGCCCGTCGGCGACTCCCGCGGCATCATCGGCGAGTGGTACTCGGACGCCTACGACAGGGAGAGCGCGACGCCGGTCACGGTCGCGCAGTGGGGCACGGCGCTCACCGGGATCGACGTGGATCTCAACCGCGGCGCGAGCGCGAAGGGCCAGATCTACCGGTCCGACGGAGTGGGCACCCCCGCTGTGTCCGTGCGCTTCGTCCCCGTCGCCGAGGCCGCGGAGGGCGTGGCCCCGACCACCGGCCTCGTCGCGTCCACCGACCAGTACGGCCGCTTCAGCCTGAACGGGATCACGCCCGGCGAGTACGTCGTGTACGTCGCCGCGGCCGGCGAGACCCCGCGGCAGCTCCCGCGGTGGGCGGGAGGCACCGGAAGCCTCGCCACCGCGACCCGCTACACGGCGACGCTCGACACGCAGCTGCCGTCGATCTACGTGCAGCTCGCGCGGGATCCGTCGGCCGGGGCCTCCCGGGCCGCGCCGACCGCGCGCTGA